A window of the Janthinobacterium agaricidamnosum NBRC 102515 = DSM 9628 genome harbors these coding sequences:
- a CDS encoding ABC transporter ATP-binding protein has product MTAALEISRLHTWYGESHILHDVNFKVEQGEVVTLLGRNGAGRTTTLRAIMGLTGARKGSIKVNGAEAIGLATHKIAHLGIGYCPEERGIFSSLSTEENLMLPPVLDGVGKGMAVDEIYAMFPNLQERRHSQGTRLSGGEQQMLAVARILRTGARLLLLDEISEGLAPVIVQGLARMITTLKAKGYTIVMVEQNFRFAAPLADRFYVMEHGQIVETFAASELDAKMPVLTELLGV; this is encoded by the coding sequence ATGACGGCCGCACTGGAAATCTCCAGGCTGCATACCTGGTACGGCGAATCGCATATCTTGCATGACGTGAACTTCAAGGTGGAGCAGGGCGAAGTCGTCACTTTGCTGGGCCGCAATGGCGCCGGCCGCACCACGACCTTGCGCGCCATCATGGGCCTGACCGGCGCGCGCAAGGGGTCGATCAAAGTCAACGGCGCCGAAGCGATAGGTTTGGCGACGCACAAAATCGCCCATCTCGGCATCGGCTATTGTCCTGAAGAGCGCGGCATTTTTTCATCGTTGTCGACCGAGGAAAACCTGATGTTGCCGCCAGTGCTGGACGGCGTCGGCAAGGGCATGGCGGTCGATGAAATCTACGCCATGTTCCCCAACCTGCAAGAGCGCAGGCATAGCCAGGGCACGCGTTTGTCCGGCGGCGAACAGCAGATGCTGGCGGTGGCGCGGATCTTGCGCACCGGCGCGCGGCTGCTGCTGCTCGATGAAATCTCGGAAGGGCTGGCGCCGGTCATCGTGCAGGGCCTGGCGCGCATGATCACGACCTTGAAAGCGAAGGGCTACACCATCGTCATGGTGGAGCAGAATTTCCGGTTTGCCGCGCCGTTGGCGGACCGGTTTTATGTGATGGAGCATGGCCAGATCGTCGAGACGTTTGCGGCGTCCGAACTCGACGCCAAGATGCCCGTGCTGACCGAATTGCTGGGCGTGTAG